One segment of Ascidiaceihabitans donghaensis DNA contains the following:
- a CDS encoding RNA polymerase sigma factor codes for MNVVFPRLWRYCMSLTGQRDWADDLAQVTCLRAIEQASKFQPGTHLDRWMFRMAQRVWLNELRSRKVRMGAGQVPVEDVDLIDTKPDSETNIFARDVLSQVMGLPEAQRQSVLLVYVEGYSYKDAAEIMEIPIGTVMSRLAAARRVITSSMPTEVSAGATVGEGTGT; via the coding sequence ATGAACGTGGTTTTCCCGCGTCTGTGGCGGTATTGCATGTCGTTGACGGGACAGCGCGATTGGGCGGATGATCTGGCCCAAGTGACGTGTTTGCGTGCCATTGAACAAGCCAGCAAGTTTCAACCAGGTACACATCTCGACCGATGGATGTTTCGCATGGCCCAGCGGGTGTGGCTGAACGAGCTGCGGTCGCGCAAAGTGCGCATGGGCGCAGGGCAGGTTCCTGTCGAAGATGTAGACCTTATCGACACAAAACCGGATTCCGAGACGAATATTTTTGCGCGTGACGTGTTATCTCAGGTAATGGGGTTGCCCGAAGCGCAGCGACAATCGGTCTTGTTGGTCTATGTGGAAGGCTACAGCTATAAAGATGCCGCCGAGATTATGGAGATCCCGATTGGCACAGTCATGAGCCGCCTTGCAGCCGCGCGGCGTGTGATTACATCTTCTATGCCCACTGAGGTTTCGGCGGGCGCAACAGTCGGTGAAGGAACCGGGACATGA
- a CDS encoding zinc transporter ZntB, whose product MPICAFDISSDGVARPVMDIDDRAAVPARGYRWVHFDRADSDLDHWIADNVPELPGQALLQSQTRPRCDRQNDGLILNLRGVNLNADGPADQMVAVRLWVCAQTIVTVRMRKVFALDDLRQSCADGTGPDSIASFLLSLSEKLMGRVQDVVFGLADRVEDIEDTHSTAQGLPEDMGDLQRQAIRLHRYLSPQKAALHRLTDAVGDLFAASAHQQAHQREVSNQTTLLVEELEALKGRLAAVQDQHDSAHNAAQNGHAYVLSIVAAVFLPLGFLTGLFGVNVGGMPGLDNPLAFLWLCFVMVGSALLAVVILRLKKWI is encoded by the coding sequence ATGCCCATTTGTGCTTTTGACATTTCATCTGACGGGGTCGCCCGTCCGGTGATGGACATTGACGACCGCGCCGCAGTGCCCGCACGGGGCTACCGCTGGGTGCATTTTGATCGTGCGGATTCTGATCTGGATCACTGGATTGCCGACAATGTTCCCGAATTGCCCGGTCAAGCTTTGTTGCAGTCCCAGACCCGCCCGCGGTGTGATCGACAAAATGACGGGCTCATCCTGAATCTAAGAGGTGTTAACCTGAATGCGGACGGCCCCGCCGACCAGATGGTTGCGGTGCGTTTGTGGGTGTGTGCGCAGACCATTGTTACCGTGCGGATGCGCAAGGTGTTCGCTTTGGATGATCTGCGTCAATCATGTGCTGATGGCACTGGCCCCGATAGCATTGCTTCGTTTTTGTTGTCGTTGTCGGAAAAGCTGATGGGGCGGGTGCAGGATGTGGTGTTCGGTCTGGCAGACCGCGTGGAAGACATCGAAGACACCCATTCAACTGCGCAGGGCTTGCCCGAGGACATGGGCGATCTGCAACGCCAAGCAATCCGGTTGCATCGTTACCTGAGCCCGCAAAAAGCCGCGTTGCACAGGTTGACGGACGCGGTCGGGGATTTGTTCGCCGCGAGCGCGCATCAACAGGCACATCAACGCGAAGTCAGCAATCAAACCACTTTGCTTGTAGAAGAACTGGAAGCGTTGAAGGGACGATTGGCGGCGGTACAGGATCAACATGACAGCGCCCATAACGCTGCGCAAAATGGCCATGCCTATGTCTTGTCAATTGTCGCGGCGGTGTTTTTGCCGTTGGGTTTTTTGACGGGGCTGTTCGGGGTAAATGTGGGCGGGATGCCCGGTTTGGACAATCCACTGGCGTTTCTTTGGTTGTGTTTTGTGATGGTGGGATCGGCTTTGCTGGCTGTTGTGATTTTGCGTCTCAAAAAATGGATTTGA
- a CDS encoding NADPH-dependent 2,4-dienoyl-CoA reductase, protein MSAYPHLLAPLDLGFTTLKNRVLMGSMHTGLEETKDWNRVAEFYAERARGDVGLMVTGGIGPNLEGSVLPGAAMMTTQADIDNHSIVTKRVHDAGGKIAMQILHAGRYAYGPKCVAPSAIKSPISPFPPTELDEEGIEKQIQDIADTAKRAREAGYDGVEIMGSEGYFLNQFLVTHTNKREDRWGGSYENRMRLPIEVVRRTREAVGDDFIIIYRLSMIDLVPNGSTHDEVVQLAKEVEKAGATIINTGIGWHEARIPTIATSVPRAAFAWVTKKLMGQVNIPVITSNRINTPEVGEEVLSTGCADMVSMARPMLADAHFVAKAAAGKGAQIAPCIGCNQACLDHTFGGKISSCLVNPRACYETELVLNATDAKKTVAIVGAGPAGLSTAMAAAERGHTVTVFDKSDEIGGQLNMAKQVPGKEEFWGLVDWYRTMMDEMGITVELSREVGADDLTGFDEVVIATGVMPRDPGIPGQDGDNVLSYIDVLRAKAPVGKKVAVIGAGGIGFDVSEYLAHEGESTTVNLPAWMTEWGVTDPAEHRGGLAPEGPQPHAPARQITLLQRKAQKHGKNLGKTTGWIHRAALKMKDVEFVGGVNYEKIDDKGLHVSFGEARENPTLIEADTIVMCAGQLPERSLADALEAKGINAHVIGGADVAAELDAKRAIDQGTRLAATL, encoded by the coding sequence ATGTCTGCTTATCCACATCTTCTTGCCCCTCTGGATCTGGGCTTTACGACTCTCAAAAACCGCGTGTTGATGGGGTCTATGCACACCGGCCTTGAAGAAACCAAAGACTGGAACCGTGTTGCCGAGTTTTATGCCGAACGCGCCCGCGGCGACGTCGGGTTGATGGTGACGGGGGGGATCGGCCCAAACCTTGAAGGGTCGGTTTTGCCGGGTGCCGCAATGATGACGACGCAAGCGGACATCGACAACCATTCCATCGTGACCAAGCGCGTGCACGACGCAGGCGGCAAGATCGCCATGCAAATCCTGCATGCAGGCCGCTATGCTTACGGTCCGAAATGCGTGGCGCCTTCAGCCATTAAATCGCCAATCTCTCCGTTCCCGCCCACGGAACTGGACGAAGAGGGCATTGAAAAGCAAATTCAAGACATCGCGGACACCGCCAAACGCGCACGCGAAGCGGGCTATGACGGGGTCGAGATCATGGGGTCGGAAGGCTACTTCCTGAACCAGTTTCTGGTCACACACACCAACAAACGCGAAGACCGTTGGGGTGGATCATACGAAAACCGCATGCGCCTGCCTATCGAGGTTGTGCGCCGCACACGCGAAGCTGTAGGCGACGATTTTATCATCATTTATCGTCTGTCCATGATCGACTTGGTGCCCAACGGCTCAACCCACGACGAGGTCGTGCAACTGGCCAAAGAGGTCGAAAAAGCAGGTGCCACGATCATCAACACGGGCATCGGCTGGCACGAAGCCCGCATTCCCACGATTGCCACCTCCGTGCCCCGCGCGGCCTTTGCATGGGTCACGAAAAAGCTGATGGGGCAGGTGAATATCCCTGTCATCACATCCAACCGCATCAACACCCCCGAAGTTGGCGAAGAGGTTCTGTCGACAGGGTGTGCCGATATGGTATCGATGGCGCGTCCAATGCTGGCGGATGCACATTTCGTGGCCAAAGCGGCCGCTGGAAAAGGCGCACAAATCGCGCCTTGCATCGGCTGTAACCAAGCCTGTCTGGATCACACATTCGGTGGGAAAATCTCGTCTTGCTTGGTGAACCCGCGTGCGTGCTATGAGACAGAGTTGGTTTTGAACGCGACCGATGCCAAAAAGACCGTTGCCATTGTGGGTGCGGGGCCAGCTGGTCTGTCAACAGCAATGGCCGCGGCTGAACGTGGCCACACGGTTACTGTGTTCGACAAGTCGGACGAGATTGGCGGCCAGCTGAACATGGCCAAACAGGTCCCCGGCAAAGAGGAATTCTGGGGGCTGGTCGATTGGTACCGCACCATGATGGACGAGATGGGCATTACCGTTGAATTGAGCCGCGAAGTCGGTGCGGATGATTTGACAGGCTTCGATGAGGTCGTGATCGCAACCGGCGTTATGCCGCGCGATCCGGGCATTCCGGGGCAGGACGGTGACAACGTACTAAGCTACATCGACGTGCTGCGGGCCAAAGCGCCAGTGGGCAAAAAGGTGGCAGTGATCGGCGCGGGGGGCATCGGGTTTGACGTGTCTGAATATCTGGCCCACGAAGGCGAAAGCACGACAGTGAACCTGCCTGCTTGGATGACCGAATGGGGCGTTACAGATCCAGCAGAGCACCGCGGTGGATTGGCGCCAGAGGGGCCGCAACCGCATGCGCCTGCGCGGCAAATCACACTGTTGCAGCGCAAAGCGCAAAAGCACGGCAAGAACTTGGGGAAGACCACGGGCTGGATTCACCGCGCCGCGCTAAAGATGAAGGACGTGGAATTTGTGGGTGGCGTGAACTACGAAAAGATCGACGACAAGGGGCTGCATGTGTCCTTTGGCGAAGCGCGTGAAAACCCGACCCTGATCGAAGCCGATACAATCGTAATGTGTGCCGGACAATTGCCCGAGCGGTCGCTGGCCGATGCGCTTGAGGCCAAAGGGATCAACGCCCACGTGATTGGCGGCGCGGATGTCGCGGCTGAACTGGACGCCAAACGCGCAATCGATCAAGGCACGCGGTTGGCTGCGACATTGTAA
- a CDS encoding 4a-hydroxytetrahydrobiopterin dehydratase, producing MMERLSEETRGTLLSPLIDAGWSVQPDRDAIEKTYKFADFADAFGWMTKAAIWAEKWDHHPEWFNVYGKVKVVLTTHDVDGLSTLDIKLARKMDGLAE from the coding sequence ATAATGGAACGACTTAGCGAAGAAACACGCGGCACGCTTTTGTCACCCTTGATTGACGCGGGTTGGTCGGTGCAACCGGATCGGGACGCCATCGAAAAAACGTATAAGTTCGCTGATTTTGCCGATGCCTTTGGGTGGATGACCAAAGCGGCGATCTGGGCGGAAAAGTGGGATCACCACCCCGAATGGTTCAATGTGTACGGTAAAGTCAAAGTGGTTCTGACAACCCATGATGTGGATGGGCTAAGCACCTTAGACATAAAGCTGGCTAGAAAGATGGATGGTTTGGCGGAATAA
- a CDS encoding GNAT family N-acetyltransferase — MNTQPSDNGQHEVEISVVPKISDIGPRDWDACACPEEADGGRPHDPFTTYRFLSALELSGSVGAGTGWRPQYLVARMAGQVIGVAPLYAKSHSQGEYIFDHNWAHAYERAGGRYYPKLQVAVPHTPATGRRFLVHPDFAEAGFSALVQGAVQLAQNNRISSVHVTFCTADEAKFGKNMGLMPRVTQQFHWLNDAYAGFDGFLATLSSRKRKNIRKERTQAQGFGGEIVRLTGDQIQPEHWDAFWVFYQDTGARKWGTPYLTRAFFDLAQETLRDDMVLVLAKRDGQWVAGALNFMGRDVLYGRYWGCIEQHPCLHFELCYYQAIDAAIDYGLGRVEAGAQGQHKLARGYLPTQTHSLHWVADEGFANAIGDYLEAEREAIEEGIEILTDYGPFKKVQIEEQE; from the coding sequence ATGAACACGCAGCCTTCAGACAATGGTCAACACGAGGTGGAAATCTCGGTTGTGCCCAAAATATCCGATATCGGTCCGCGCGATTGGGACGCATGTGCTTGTCCGGAAGAGGCAGATGGTGGTCGGCCGCATGATCCTTTCACCACATACCGCTTCCTGAGCGCTTTGGAATTAAGCGGGTCCGTCGGCGCAGGTACAGGGTGGCGACCCCAATATCTGGTTGCGCGGATGGCCGGTCAGGTGATCGGGGTCGCCCCGCTGTATGCCAAATCCCATTCGCAGGGCGAGTATATCTTCGACCACAATTGGGCCCATGCCTATGAACGGGCTGGCGGGCGATACTATCCAAAACTTCAGGTCGCGGTGCCGCATACCCCCGCCACAGGACGACGGTTTCTGGTGCATCCTGATTTTGCCGAAGCCGGGTTTTCAGCGCTTGTTCAAGGGGCGGTGCAGCTGGCACAGAACAACCGTATTTCATCTGTGCATGTGACGTTTTGCACGGCTGATGAAGCCAAATTTGGCAAAAACATGGGGCTGATGCCACGCGTGACGCAGCAGTTTCATTGGCTGAACGACGCATACGCTGGCTTTGACGGGTTTCTGGCAACGCTCAGTTCACGCAAACGCAAGAATATCCGAAAAGAACGCACGCAGGCCCAAGGCTTTGGCGGAGAGATCGTGCGGTTGACTGGCGACCAGATACAACCGGAGCATTGGGATGCCTTTTGGGTCTTTTACCAAGATACAGGCGCGCGCAAATGGGGCACGCCTTATCTGACACGGGCGTTTTTTGACCTCGCCCAAGAGACACTTCGTGATGATATGGTTCTGGTGCTGGCGAAACGCGATGGTCAATGGGTGGCGGGTGCGCTGAACTTTATGGGGCGAGACGTGCTGTATGGTCGCTATTGGGGGTGTATAGAACAGCACCCCTGCCTGCATTTTGAACTGTGCTATTATCAGGCCATCGATGCCGCGATTGATTATGGGTTGGGACGCGTCGAAGCGGGGGCGCAGGGTCAACACAAATTGGCGCGCGGGTATTTGCCGACACAAACACACAGTTTGCATTGGGTGGCTGACGAAGGTTTTGCAAATGCTATTGGTGACTATCTTGAGGCCGAACGCGAAGCCATCGAGGAAGGAATCGAGATTTTGACGGACTATGGGCCGTTCAAAAAGGTCCAGATTGAGGAGCAGGAATAA
- a CDS encoding glycerophosphodiester phosphodiesterase family protein: MTPRLHLEFLSRPLAHRALHDVGKGRPENSRAAIVAAMDAGYGIEIDLQLSADGQAMVFHDDALDRLAKATGPVRARSAAELAETILIGSAEGVPTLQEVLALVGGRVPVLIELKDQDGAMGTNIGALERATAQCLAGYKGPVGVMSFNPNSVACMAELLPSMPRGIVTSAYDVTDWAPLPASVCDALRPIPDFDRVAASFVSHEVSDLDRPRVAELKAQGADVLCWTVKSPDQEKLARRIAQNITFEGYLAATAC, encoded by the coding sequence ATGACACCACGGTTGCATCTCGAATTCCTGTCGCGCCCATTGGCGCACAGGGCTTTGCACGATGTTGGCAAGGGCCGTCCGGAAAACAGCCGTGCAGCCATCGTGGCGGCCATGGATGCGGGCTATGGCATCGAAATTGACCTACAGCTTAGTGCCGACGGGCAGGCCATGGTGTTCCATGACGATGCTTTGGACCGTTTGGCCAAAGCCACAGGACCGGTGCGCGCCCGCAGTGCCGCAGAACTGGCCGAAACGATTTTGATTGGCAGCGCAGAAGGCGTGCCCACCTTGCAAGAGGTGCTGGCGCTTGTTGGGGGCCGTGTGCCTGTTTTGATCGAGTTGAAAGATCAAGACGGTGCCATGGGGACAAACATCGGTGCCCTTGAACGCGCCACGGCGCAGTGTTTGGCGGGTTATAAGGGGCCGGTGGGTGTCATGTCGTTCAATCCCAACAGCGTGGCCTGCATGGCCGAACTGCTTCCTTCAATGCCGCGCGGCATTGTCACCAGCGCTTATGATGTGACGGATTGGGCGCCTTTGCCTGCGTCCGTCTGCGATGCGCTGCGTCCGATCCCCGATTTTGACAGGGTTGCTGCGTCATTTGTCAGCCACGAAGTCTCTGATTTGGACCGCCCACGCGTTGCCGAATTGAAAGCCCAGGGGGCGGATGTCTTGTGTTGGACGGTGAAATCGCCGGATCAGGAAAAATTAGCCCGTCGTATTGCGCAGAATATCACCTTCGAAGGCTATCTGGCGGCGACCGCGTGTTGA
- a CDS encoding RidA family protein, with the protein MSIEARLNELGVTLPEAAVPAGNYVPYVVVGDMVYISGQISVDGSSLIKGTLGDTMETGAGAAAAKVCALNLIAQLKAACGGDLDRVVKVVKLGGFVNSTPEFTEQPQVINGASDFFVEVFGDAGRHARAAVSAPSLPLGVAVEIEGTFQIK; encoded by the coding sequence ATGTCTATCGAAGCACGTCTGAATGAACTTGGTGTTACTTTGCCCGAAGCCGCCGTGCCCGCTGGCAATTACGTTCCCTACGTTGTGGTGGGCGATATGGTCTACATTTCTGGGCAAATCTCGGTGGATGGCAGTAGTTTGATCAAAGGCACGCTGGGGGACACTATGGAAACGGGCGCTGGGGCTGCCGCTGCAAAAGTGTGCGCGTTGAACCTGATCGCGCAATTGAAAGCGGCCTGTGGCGGTGATCTGGACCGCGTTGTGAAGGTTGTAAAACTGGGTGGTTTTGTAAACTCTACCCCTGAATTCACCGAGCAGCCGCAGGTGATCAACGGTGCGTCCGACTTCTTTGTTGAGGTCTTCGGGGACGCAGGCCGCCACGCGCGCGCCGCTGTGTCTGCCCCGTCTTTGCCTTTGGGTGTTGCTGTTGAAATCGAAGGCACGTTCCAGATCAAATGA
- a CDS encoding HlyD family type I secretion periplasmic adaptor subunit, whose protein sequence is MTEQKNPWSAVVPASVGLFALVGLFGGFVLWATYTQIAGAIISPGRIEVDQNRQVVQHQIGGIVAEIPVTEGDTVKAGDVLLRLDDQQARSRLAILEGQLYELQSRRARLEAERDGSESIDFDAELLAIGAGNAEIQELIDGQSNLFYARRDSVAGEISQLEKRRSQIGNQIDGIEAQEVSLSKQLDLITQELASQQSLLDKGLAQAGTVLNLQRQSASLDGQIGELIANRAQSEGRMTEIDIEVLKLGTTQREQAITQLRDLRYRELELIEQRASTLLEIEQLDIRAPVSGIVYGMRVQTPRSVIRAADPVLFLIPQDRPLLIVSRVDPLHIDQITVGQQVNLRFSALDQRTTPELVGQVTLISADAFDDEALGIAYYRAEITLNAGELAKLNEGDVLIPGMPVEAFIRTADRSPLAYLVKPMADYFNRAFRES, encoded by the coding sequence ATGACCGAGCAAAAAAATCCTTGGTCGGCGGTCGTTCCGGCCTCTGTTGGTCTGTTCGCATTGGTCGGGTTGTTTGGCGGGTTTGTGTTGTGGGCCACCTACACGCAAATCGCCGGTGCAATAATTTCGCCCGGCCGCATCGAAGTTGACCAAAACCGGCAAGTTGTGCAGCACCAGATTGGCGGGATCGTTGCTGAGATTCCCGTGACAGAAGGGGATACGGTCAAAGCGGGCGATGTTTTGCTGCGTCTGGATGACCAGCAGGCGCGGTCACGATTGGCCATTCTGGAAGGGCAACTTTACGAATTACAGTCCCGACGTGCCCGCCTTGAAGCGGAACGCGACGGGTCAGAGTCCATCGACTTTGACGCGGAACTGTTGGCCATTGGCGCAGGCAACGCTGAAATTCAGGAACTGATCGATGGGCAAAGCAATCTGTTTTATGCCCGCAGGGATTCTGTTGCGGGTGAAATCTCTCAGCTGGAAAAGCGCAGATCGCAGATCGGCAATCAAATCGACGGGATCGAAGCCCAAGAAGTGTCGCTGTCCAAGCAACTTGACTTGATCACGCAAGAGCTGGCCAGCCAGCAATCCCTTCTGGACAAAGGCTTGGCGCAGGCTGGCACAGTTTTGAACCTGCAACGCCAATCCGCCAGCCTTGATGGCCAAATCGGTGAATTGATTGCCAACCGCGCGCAATCCGAAGGTCGCATGACCGAAATTGACATCGAAGTTTTGAAGCTTGGCACCACCCAACGCGAACAAGCCATCACGCAATTGCGTGATCTGCGGTACCGCGAACTTGAACTGATCGAACAACGTGCCTCTACGTTGTTGGAAATCGAACAACTTGATATCCGCGCACCCGTGTCCGGCATCGTTTATGGGATGCGTGTTCAAACGCCCCGGTCCGTTATTCGCGCGGCTGATCCGGTGCTGTTTCTGATCCCGCAAGACCGCCCGTTGTTGATCGTATCGCGTGTTGATCCATTGCATATTGATCAGATCACTGTCGGCCAGCAGGTGAATTTACGCTTTTCCGCGCTGGACCAACGCACCACGCCCGAGCTTGTTGGACAAGTTACGCTGATCTCGGCGGATGCCTTTGACGACGAGGCGCTTGGGATCGCATACTACCGGGCGGAAATCACGCTGAATGCGGGGGAATTGGCGAAACTGAATGAAGGAGACGTGTTGATCCCCGGCATGCCTGTCGAGGCGTTCATTCGCACCGCAGACCGGTCACCGCTTGCGTATTTGGTGAAACCGATGGCCGATTACTTCAATCGCGCCTTTCGGGAATCCTGA
- a CDS encoding type I secretion system permease/ATPase: MQSKVIQQGRAELREARKQSRRLYWTVGIFSMFANLLMLTGPMYMLQVYDRVLGSKSEETLIALSLLVVFLYGIMGILDFTRARIMARVGAKFQATLDRRVFDAVVRKSAVAPDMQTQSGLADLEAVQRLLTSPVLMAFFDLPWTPIFIAGIFLFHPMLGWMALGGAAVLILIALANQLLSRRPQMNAGVAGQQASSMSDQIRIEAEMVQAMGMRDAAFSRWQIARNKALTGQIKATDVSGGFSSLTKTLRLFLQSAMLGLGAYLVLQDLMTPGAMIAGSILLGRALAPVEMMLNQWPVVQRASKGWDTMAELLGTVPPESHRTPLPKPKARLVAKALTIVAPGQKQASLRGLNFELPPGKALGVIGPSGAGKSTLAKAVTGVWRPAGGSIRLDNAALEHYAPDVLGQHIGYLPQRVQLFDGTIADNIARLAMKPDAGKVVEAAKNAAAHEMILELPDGYDTRLSTAQQRLSGGQMQRIGLARAMYGDPAILVLDEPNSNLDNVGNEALNQAIRAIKARGGSVMIMAHRPAAIQECDLLLVIDNGMRTAFGPKDDVLKSMVKNHQQIQKAPAGAGGVT, translated from the coding sequence ATGCAGAGCAAAGTTATTCAACAGGGCCGCGCGGAATTGCGCGAGGCCCGTAAGCAAAGTCGCAGATTGTATTGGACCGTTGGCATTTTCAGCATGTTTGCGAATCTGCTTATGCTGACAGGCCCTATGTATATGCTGCAGGTTTATGACCGCGTTTTGGGCAGCAAATCCGAAGAAACTTTGATCGCTTTGTCGCTGCTTGTGGTCTTTTTGTACGGGATCATGGGCATTCTCGATTTCACCCGGGCGCGGATAATGGCGCGGGTCGGCGCCAAATTTCAGGCAACTTTGGATCGTCGGGTGTTTGATGCAGTTGTGCGCAAATCGGCTGTCGCGCCAGACATGCAAACGCAATCCGGACTTGCGGATCTTGAGGCAGTGCAACGTCTGCTGACGTCGCCGGTTCTGATGGCCTTTTTCGATTTGCCGTGGACGCCGATTTTTATCGCGGGGATTTTCCTGTTTCATCCGATGCTGGGCTGGATGGCTTTGGGCGGGGCCGCCGTTTTGATCCTGATCGCGTTGGCCAACCAATTGCTGTCGCGCAGGCCACAAATGAATGCAGGGGTGGCGGGACAACAAGCGTCAAGCATGTCTGACCAGATCCGCATCGAAGCCGAAATGGTGCAAGCCATGGGCATGCGTGATGCTGCGTTTTCGCGCTGGCAGATCGCACGCAACAAAGCGTTGACGGGGCAGATCAAAGCAACAGACGTCAGCGGTGGTTTTTCGTCACTGACCAAGACGCTGCGGCTATTTTTGCAGTCGGCGATGCTGGGGCTTGGGGCCTATCTAGTTTTGCAGGACCTTATGACACCGGGCGCTATGATTGCCGGTTCGATCTTGCTGGGACGCGCGTTGGCCCCTGTTGAAATGATGTTGAACCAATGGCCTGTTGTGCAGCGTGCGTCAAAAGGCTGGGACACTATGGCAGAGCTATTGGGCACAGTGCCGCCGGAAAGCCACCGCACGCCATTGCCCAAACCCAAAGCGCGTTTGGTGGCCAAGGCGCTGACCATCGTCGCACCCGGTCAAAAGCAAGCGTCGTTGCGGGGGCTGAACTTTGAACTGCCCCCAGGCAAAGCGCTGGGTGTGATTGGGCCATCGGGGGCGGGTAAATCGACCTTGGCCAAGGCCGTAACGGGCGTGTGGCGTCCTGCGGGCGGCTCTATCCGTTTGGACAACGCAGCCCTTGAACATTATGCACCGGACGTCTTGGGTCAGCACATCGGTTATTTGCCACAGCGCGTGCAATTGTTCGACGGGACCATCGCCGACAATATTGCACGGTTGGCAATGAAACCGGATGCCGGAAAAGTCGTGGAAGCCGCAAAAAATGCCGCCGCCCATGAAATGATCCTTGAACTGCCCGATGGCTACGATACCCGCCTTAGCACCGCGCAACAACGTTTGTCGGGCGGGCAAATGCAGCGCATCGGCCTTGCGCGTGCGATGTATGGCGATCCGGCAATTCTGGTGTTGGACGAGCCGAATTCGAACTTGGACAATGTAGGCAATGAGGCCCTGAACCAAGCCATTCGCGCCATCAAGGCGCGCGGTGGGTCGGTGATGATTATGGCGCACCGCCCTGCAGCCATTCAGGAATGTGACCTGCTTTTGGTCATCGACAACGGTATGCGCACGGCGTTTGGTCCAAAAGACGATGTGTTGAAATCCATGGTGAAAAACCATCAGCAGATCCAGAAAGCACCCGCCGGTGCAGGAGGTGTCACATGA
- a CDS encoding MlaA family lipoprotein: MPKTVLSPDRTRKALALCAVLAVSACATSQPGGVGADGINDPHEQANRKVHAFNRSLDRALVRPAARGYSTVLPDEIEDSVGDFATNLGQPSVVVNSLLQGDLKGAGVSTARFLVNTVVGVGGLINAADELNMPDHDTDFGETLHTWGVGEGAYVELPGLGPSTQRDTVGKVVDLFTNPLSYTVDSPEKYYGTGASVASRLSDRGRYSDTVDSILYESADSYAQARLIYLQNRRFELGQEDASSEIDPFELDTEGF; encoded by the coding sequence ATGCCAAAAACAGTTTTATCCCCCGACCGCACGCGCAAAGCACTGGCTTTGTGTGCAGTGTTGGCTGTGTCTGCATGCGCCACATCGCAACCCGGTGGCGTCGGCGCTGACGGCATCAATGACCCGCATGAACAAGCCAACCGCAAAGTGCATGCCTTCAACCGATCATTGGACCGCGCGTTGGTGCGCCCGGCAGCACGTGGGTATTCTACAGTTTTGCCGGACGAAATCGAAGACAGCGTGGGCGATTTCGCGACGAACCTTGGCCAACCAAGTGTTGTTGTGAATTCGCTGCTTCAGGGTGACTTGAAAGGCGCCGGCGTTTCGACAGCGCGCTTTTTGGTCAATACCGTCGTGGGCGTCGGCGGTCTGATCAACGCGGCAGATGAATTGAACATGCCGGACCACGACACCGACTTTGGCGAAACGCTGCACACATGGGGCGTTGGCGAAGGCGCGTATGTCGAATTGCCCGGATTGGGCCCGTCAACACAACGCGACACCGTCGGCAAGGTCGTCGACCTGTTTACCAACCCTCTAAGCTACACTGTGGACAGCCCCGAAAAATACTACGGCACCGGTGCATCGGTGGCATCACGCTTAAGCGATAGGGGTCGCTATTCCGATACGGTCGATTCCATCCTATATGAAAGCGCAGACAGCTATGCGCAGGCACGGTTGATCTATTTGCAGAACCGTCGATTCGAGCTTGGCCAAGAAGATGCCAGCTCTGAAATCGATCCATTTGAACTGGACACTGAAGGGTTTTAA
- a CDS encoding MlaC/ttg2D family ABC transporter substrate-binding protein: MNRRSFTAAVVATFALAPFVPTAAFALTEARAKVLVDTLVADINKVIASGKSESSMIRDFERIFARYSDTSYISAYAMGVDGRRASSGQKRAFSKAFQSYVANKYGSRFREFIGGQLQVKGVRRVKSWYEVSTTAKLRGQSPFEVTFQVSDRSGKDLFFNMFIEGVNLLLTERTEIGAMIDRNGGDIDKMISDLKKLS, translated from the coding sequence ATGAACCGTCGTTCTTTCACCGCCGCCGTCGTGGCAACCTTCGCTTTGGCCCCCTTTGTGCCGACTGCTGCATTCGCACTGACAGAAGCCCGCGCCAAAGTGCTGGTCGACACGTTGGTCGCCGACATCAACAAAGTCATCGCGTCCGGTAAATCCGAAAGCAGCATGATCCGCGACTTTGAACGCATTTTTGCGCGGTATTCCGATACGTCCTACATTTCCGCCTACGCCATGGGCGTTGATGGCCGTCGGGCGTCTTCGGGCCAGAAACGCGCATTTTCCAAAGCGTTTCAATCCTACGTCGCCAACAAATACGGCAGCCGTTTCCGTGAATTCATCGGTGGCCAGTTGCAAGTCAAAGGCGTGCGTCGCGTCAAATCCTGGTACGAAGTTTCGACCACCGCCAAGCTGCGCGGCCAATCCCCCTTTGAGGTGACGTTTCAGGTGTCTGACCGTTCTGGCAAGGACCTGTTCTTTAACATGTTCATCGAAGGCGTGAACCTGTTGCTGACGGAACGTACTGAAATTGGTGCCATGATTGATCGCAACGGCGGTGACATCGACAAAATGATCAGTGATCTGAAAAAATTGAGCTAA